The segment CTCCCTGTCCGCTTCAATCTTCGTGGCCTTTCTTTGGCACCTACTTCATAATGATCTGCTGGGCAACTTGCTGTTTTGAATCCCACTTTTCTAGGGATACAGTGGTAATAAATTTAGTCCGCTTGTCTCCGGCCAACCCATCCGGATGTTAAGGTTTTGAACCGCTTGCCCTGCAGCCCCCTTCATCAGGTTGTCAATCACGGCCACACCGACTGCCTGTTTCGTTCTTTCATCCACATAGATCCCCAAATCACAGAAGTTGCTGCCTTGAACCTGTTTCGTACCGGGCCATTCACCGGATCGGCAAACCCGGACAAAAGGAGCCTCCCGGTAGGATTCGGACAACAGTTCCATCAATTGTGATGAGGTCCATCCCGTAACAGGGATATATGCCGTTACCAAAATTCCCCGGCTCATCGGTACAATTTGCGGTGTAAAGAGTACCTTCAGATCCCTTCCGGCAATGCTGGAGGCGTAACGCTCAATTTCCGGTGTATGCTGATGAATACCTACTTTATAGGGGAAATGGTTTTCGTTTACTTCACAAAAATGATTCGTCTGTTTGAATCCCCTTCCCGCTCCTGACACTCCGGATTTAGCATCAATCACCAGTGAACCGGCCTCTGTAACACCTTCTTTCAACAAAGG is part of the Kroppenstedtia pulmonis genome and harbors:
- the argC gene encoding N-acetyl-gamma-glutamyl-phosphate reductase; this encodes MNIAIIGSTGYGSAELIRILEHHPYTNIASLVTSSQTGESMGRIFPHLSHLSYTLKELDVERLSEEVEAVFFAAPPGVSSQWAPRLAEEGLICIDLAGDFRLDASAYEEWYGKKAAPATWLKQAVYGLSEWKAEEIAQAHLVANPGCYPTAALLLLLPLLKEGVTEAGSLVIDAKSGVSGAGRGFKQTNHFCEVNENHFPYKVGIHQHTPEIERYASSIAGRDLKVLFTPQIVPMSRGILVTAYIPVTGWTSSQLMELLSESYREAPFVRVCRSGEWPGTKQVQGSNFCDLGIYVDERTKQAVGVAVIDNLMKGAAGQAVQNLNIRMGWPETSGLNLLPLYP